A stretch of the Chitiniphilus purpureus genome encodes the following:
- a CDS encoding DUF4401 domain-containing protein, with the protein MKTWDEVTTDLLASGALKAAQLPPDDVDDLPWPTQLIQAIAAWIASALVLGAVMLAVADAPAGQVAAGGLLLAGAGVLLHAQRTGFLAQAGVPLALAGAFAIPSGLEVDWAFWDWICLAIGLGLFWLAEQRLLRLICTLLVLGVLWYWLTPLGWDQRCESNCTEVFQFLPLLLRQTLFGLALWWLWTRPPRRLAIWLPLRQALLLFWVVASWVTPWAGFGWSVGPYPTAHPAVGLLWALPAQLPLLLAVHDAWRRDPQAVRAVWPLLALLPLALLSPLLSLALLLLWLGLAEGRAVLLGLGSVVGISGFAQYYYSLHLPLLVKGLMLIAAGALLLWAWALLRRSA; encoded by the coding sequence ATGAAGACCTGGGACGAGGTGACGACGGACCTGCTCGCCAGCGGTGCATTGAAGGCGGCGCAGCTGCCCCCGGATGACGTCGACGACCTGCCCTGGCCAACCCAGCTGATACAGGCCATTGCGGCCTGGATTGCCAGCGCGCTGGTGCTGGGCGCCGTCATGCTGGCGGTGGCCGACGCCCCGGCAGGGCAGGTGGCGGCAGGGGGACTGCTGCTGGCCGGTGCCGGCGTGCTGCTGCATGCCCAGCGCACGGGCTTCCTAGCGCAGGCGGGCGTGCCACTGGCACTGGCCGGTGCGTTCGCGATCCCATCCGGGTTGGAAGTCGACTGGGCGTTCTGGGACTGGATCTGCCTGGCCATCGGCCTGGGTCTGTTCTGGCTCGCTGAACAGCGGCTGCTGCGATTGATCTGCACGCTGCTGGTGCTGGGTGTGCTGTGGTACTGGCTGACCCCGCTGGGGTGGGACCAACGCTGCGAGTCGAACTGCACCGAGGTGTTCCAGTTTCTGCCGCTGCTGCTGCGCCAGACCCTGTTCGGGCTGGCGTTGTGGTGGCTGTGGACCCGTCCGCCGCGTCGACTGGCCATCTGGTTGCCGCTGCGGCAGGCGCTGCTGCTGTTCTGGGTGGTGGCATCCTGGGTGACGCCATGGGCTGGCTTCGGTTGGTCGGTCGGTCCCTATCCGACTGCCCATCCAGCCGTCGGGCTGCTGTGGGCATTGCCTGCGCAGCTGCCGCTGCTGCTGGCGGTGCACGATGCATGGCGGCGCGATCCGCAGGCGGTACGCGCGGTATGGCCGCTGCTGGCCTTGCTGCCGCTGGCGCTGCTGTCGCCCTTGCTGTCACTGGCGTTGCTGTTGCTTTGGCTTGGGCTGGCCGAAGGCCGGGCCGTGCTGCTGGGGCTGGGCAGCGTCGTCGGCATAAGCGGGTTCGCGCAGTATTACTACAGCCTGCATCTGCCGCTGCTGGTCAAGGGGCTGATGCTGATCGCGGCCGGGGCCTTGCTGCTGTGGGCCTGGGCGCTGTTGAGGAGGTCGGCATGA
- a CDS encoding recombination-associated protein RdgC, whose protein sequence is MLWFRNLQLYRLAPDHGLTGERIGEALAKRPWQPCGSQDLASQGWVPPAPHAPDQFAYTQQDAVLVALKTEEKLLPGSVVRQLADERVAEIEAEENRKVGRKETKEIRERITQELLPKAFVRSRVQRALIDLQAGLVLVDSGAAARAELLLSALREALGSLPTRLLDTQTTPQTAMTLWLESADAGAFDLGQDAELRAPGDGGAVARVSRQPLDSDEIRQHLGAGKLASRVALSWQDRVAFQLTEKLEIKRLTMLDVLADAVKELDAADQAALFDSGLALTVGELRQLVPTLIDALGGEVPA, encoded by the coding sequence ATGCTCTGGTTTCGCAATCTGCAGCTGTACCGCCTCGCCCCCGACCACGGCCTGACCGGCGAGCGCATCGGCGAAGCGCTGGCCAAGCGTCCATGGCAGCCCTGCGGCTCGCAGGATCTGGCCAGCCAGGGCTGGGTGCCACCGGCGCCGCATGCGCCCGACCAATTCGCCTACACGCAGCAGGATGCAGTGCTGGTCGCCCTCAAGACCGAGGAAAAGCTGCTGCCCGGCAGCGTGGTCAGGCAGTTGGCCGACGAGCGGGTGGCCGAGATCGAGGCCGAGGAGAACCGCAAGGTCGGCCGCAAGGAAACCAAGGAGATCCGCGAGCGCATCACGCAGGAGCTGCTGCCCAAGGCATTCGTGCGTTCGCGGGTGCAACGCGCGCTGATCGACCTGCAGGCCGGTCTCGTGCTGGTGGATTCGGGCGCCGCGGCGCGTGCCGAGCTGTTGCTCTCGGCGTTGCGCGAGGCGCTGGGCAGCCTGCCCACCCGGCTGCTGGACACCCAGACCACACCGCAGACCGCGATGACGCTGTGGCTGGAAAGCGCCGATGCCGGCGCGTTCGATCTGGGGCAGGATGCCGAGCTGCGTGCGCCGGGCGACGGCGGCGCGGTGGCACGGGTCAGCCGCCAGCCGCTGGACAGCGACGAGATCCGGCAGCATCTGGGCGCGGGCAAGCTCGCCAGCCGCGTGGCGCTGTCCTGGCAGGACCGCGTCGCATTCCAGCTGACCGAGAAGCTGGAGATCAAGCGCCTGACCATGCTCGATGTGCTGGCCGACGCGGTGAAGGAGCTGGACGCGGCCGACCAGGCCGCGCTGTTCGACAGCGGCCTTGCGCTCACCGTGGGCGAATTGCGTCAGCTGGTGCCGACACTGATCGACGCCTTGGGCGGCGAAGTGCCGGCCTGA
- a CDS encoding efflux RND transporter periplasmic adaptor subunit, whose protein sequence is MNRYSQILSGLTAAVLLAGGGYWLGRQGGDAAPVAEPGARKVLYYRNPMGLPDTSKTPKKDPMGMDYIPVYEGEQTAAGDGKGKIVFYRNPMGLPDTSPTPKQDSMGMDYIPVYEHELTGPNFVRISPEKLQRLGVKTVPASLQEVGAAVRAVGRIEFDERATATIAPRYEGWVERLAANAVGDRVQRGQVLFEAYSPDIYAAQQEYRLALAGEQQLAQASEDARQGAARLGASSLLRLKQWEVPAGEIRRLQQGGEPRRTVAFHSPVNGVIVEKTILQGARFMPGDALLRIADLSRVWLQLDIAEQDLAQARVGKDVSVTLDAYPGEVFTGKVDFVYPTLDAETRTAKVRVVLPNPGNRLKPGLYAQALLAGGAQGKALSVPDSALIDSGRRQLVLVSLGEGRFEAREVKTGARGNGRIAILEGLGEGEAVAVTANFLIDAESNLKAAVNSLGSAPQPATKAASAAAPAAAAHAGDHGGGH, encoded by the coding sequence ATGAACCGATACAGCCAGATCCTGTCCGGCCTGACCGCGGCCGTCCTCCTTGCCGGCGGTGGCTATTGGCTGGGCCGGCAAGGCGGCGATGCCGCCCCCGTTGCCGAGCCGGGCGCACGCAAGGTCCTCTACTACCGCAACCCGATGGGCTTGCCCGATACCTCCAAGACGCCCAAGAAGGACCCGATGGGCATGGACTACATCCCGGTCTACGAAGGCGAGCAGACCGCTGCTGGCGACGGCAAGGGCAAGATCGTGTTCTACCGCAACCCGATGGGGCTGCCGGATACCTCGCCGACCCCGAAGCAGGACTCGATGGGCATGGACTACATCCCGGTGTACGAGCACGAGCTGACCGGCCCGAACTTCGTGCGCATCAGCCCGGAGAAGCTCCAGCGGCTGGGGGTGAAGACCGTGCCGGCCAGCCTGCAGGAGGTGGGCGCCGCGGTGCGCGCGGTGGGCCGGATCGAGTTCGACGAACGGGCCACTGCGACCATCGCGCCGCGCTACGAGGGCTGGGTGGAGCGGCTGGCGGCCAATGCGGTGGGCGACCGGGTGCAGCGCGGGCAGGTGCTGTTCGAGGCGTACAGCCCGGATATCTACGCAGCGCAGCAGGAGTACCGGCTGGCGCTGGCCGGCGAGCAGCAGCTGGCGCAGGCCAGCGAGGATGCGCGCCAGGGGGCGGCCCGGCTCGGCGCCAGCAGCCTGTTGCGGCTCAAGCAGTGGGAGGTGCCGGCCGGCGAGATCCGGCGGCTGCAGCAAGGCGGCGAGCCGCGCCGCACCGTGGCGTTCCATTCGCCGGTGAACGGCGTCATCGTCGAGAAGACCATCCTGCAGGGCGCGCGCTTCATGCCCGGCGACGCGCTGCTGCGGATCGCCGATCTGTCCCGGGTGTGGCTGCAGCTGGACATCGCCGAGCAGGATCTGGCCCAGGCCCGCGTGGGCAAGGACGTCAGCGTCACGCTCGATGCCTATCCGGGCGAGGTGTTCACCGGCAAGGTCGACTTCGTCTACCCCACGCTCGATGCCGAGACGCGCACGGCCAAGGTACGGGTGGTGCTGCCCAACCCGGGCAACCGCCTCAAGCCCGGCCTGTATGCGCAGGCGCTGCTGGCTGGCGGCGCGCAGGGCAAGGCGTTGAGCGTGCCCGATTCGGCACTGATCGATTCGGGCAGGCGCCAGCTGGTGCTGGTCAGCCTGGGCGAAGGGCGGTTCGAGGCGCGCGAGGTCAAGACCGGCGCGCGCGGCAACGGCCGCATCGCCATTCTTGAAGGGCTGGGCGAGGGCGAGGCGGTGGCGGTGACCGCCAACTTCCTGATCGACGCCGAGAGCAATCTGAAGGCGGCGGTCAACAGCCTGGGCAGCGCGCCGCAGCCGGCAACGAAAGCGGCTTCCGCCGCCGCGCCGGCCGCTGCCGCGCATGCCGGCGACCACGGCGGGGGGCACTGA
- a CDS encoding Fe(3+) ABC transporter substrate-binding protein gives MSRFVFVPLFAALVAGFAQAESVTVYSARNEQLIKPLFDAFTKETGIDIKLLTDKEGPLMERLKAEGRNSPADVLITVDAGNLWQAANLGLLQPTRSTVLDANVPAHLRDPQGQWFGLSQRVRTLFYNPTLVKPGELSTYEDLANPKWKGKLCLRTSKKVYNQSLVAMLIAQHGEAKTEQIVRGWVANLATDVFADDTKMLEAIAAGQCAVGVANSYYYGRIVDKKADFPVRIFWANQGAEGVHVNVSGAGVAKFAKNQKGAVRLIEWLSSDKAQNLYATKDFEYPVNPKVKPDGLVAGWGSFKPNPINVSKAGELQAKATQLMDRAGYK, from the coding sequence GTGTCCCGTTTTGTCTTCGTGCCGCTGTTTGCCGCCCTGGTTGCCGGGTTCGCCCAGGCCGAGTCGGTCACCGTCTATTCCGCGCGCAACGAACAGCTGATCAAGCCGCTGTTCGACGCCTTCACCAAGGAAACCGGCATCGATATCAAGCTCCTGACCGACAAGGAAGGCCCGCTGATGGAGCGGCTCAAGGCCGAAGGCAGGAATTCCCCGGCGGACGTGCTGATCACGGTGGACGCGGGCAACCTGTGGCAGGCGGCAAACCTGGGCCTGCTGCAGCCGACCCGGTCGACGGTGCTCGACGCCAATGTGCCGGCACACCTGCGCGACCCGCAAGGGCAGTGGTTCGGTCTGTCGCAACGGGTGCGCACACTGTTCTACAACCCGACGCTGGTCAAGCCGGGCGAATTGTCCACCTACGAGGATCTGGCCAACCCGAAGTGGAAGGGCAAGCTGTGCCTGCGTACTTCGAAGAAGGTCTACAACCAGTCGCTGGTCGCGATGCTGATCGCCCAGCACGGCGAAGCCAAGACCGAGCAGATCGTGCGCGGTTGGGTGGCCAACCTGGCCACCGACGTATTCGCCGACGATACCAAGATGCTGGAGGCCATTGCCGCCGGCCAGTGTGCGGTCGGGGTCGCCAACAGCTACTACTATGGCCGCATCGTGGACAAGAAGGCCGATTTCCCGGTCAGGATCTTCTGGGCCAACCAGGGCGCGGAAGGCGTGCACGTCAATGTCTCGGGCGCCGGCGTGGCCAAGTTCGCCAAGAATCAGAAAGGCGCCGTACGCCTGATCGAATGGCTCTCGTCGGACAAGGCGCAGAACCTGTACGCCACCAAGGACTTCGAATACCCGGTCAATCCCAAGGTCAAACCTGATGGGCTCGTGGCCGGCTGGGGCAGCTTCAAGCCCAATCCGATCAACGTATCCAAGGCCGGGGAACTGCAGGCCAAGGCGACGCAGCTGATGGACCGCGCCGGCTACAAATAA
- a CDS encoding GDYXXLXY domain-containing protein: MKAWRVLLVLAGVATLAVPAAIVARHERLLDQGRPVLLELRPVDPRSLLQGDYMALDYRLTEAVDRTLGSTSLPMAQHGAVLYAFVLLDRDGVGRLQRVGNAPGGIRPGEMVLRLRWQRGRSVLPSHSYFFAEGQAARYEQARYALWRVGPGGRALLAGLADAQRRVIADKAN, from the coding sequence ATGAAGGCATGGCGCGTATTGCTGGTGCTGGCGGGCGTCGCCACGCTGGCGGTCCCGGCCGCGATCGTCGCGCGGCACGAGCGCCTGCTGGATCAGGGCAGGCCGGTGCTGCTCGAACTGCGGCCGGTCGATCCGCGTTCGCTGCTGCAGGGCGACTATATGGCGTTGGACTATCGGTTGACCGAGGCGGTGGACCGTACGCTCGGCTCCACGAGCCTGCCCATGGCGCAGCACGGCGCGGTGCTGTACGCCTTTGTGCTGCTGGATCGTGACGGCGTGGGCCGGCTGCAACGGGTGGGCAACGCCCCAGGGGGCATCCGGCCCGGCGAAATGGTGCTGCGCCTGCGTTGGCAGCGTGGCCGCTCGGTCCTGCCCAGCCACAGTTATTTCTTCGCCGAAGGACAGGCGGCGCGCTACGAGCAGGCCCGCTACGCGCTCTGGCGCGTCGGACCGGGCGGGCGGGCGTTGCTGGCCGGGCTGGCCGATGCCCAGCGCCGCGTGATCGCCGACAAAGCGAATTGA
- a CDS encoding DUF2157 domain-containing protein, translated as MDSRRRLEHWHAAGALSGDGFATALAELGLRPDVARWRVLAARLLLACGVLAVLAGIIMAFAANWLAWPRLARAALAEGLLAAALAAAWHGRRHPVLHRWAVFAMTGLIGVVLAVIGQAYQTGADAWQLFALWAALALPWALYARWLPLWLLWFVVATLALTTWQGRSRLEVLLLLGADELNLPLLLLWGAGWGACARWAQQDWARRGLPPLLALGLTAGSTLPACVALADGSASVILPDVAVAGSAMVVVLWVGWIALQTWLAFRLRSLTLLALSAFAGWVALLSLLTNLGRMEDIVVLLALFAVLLLAGIGGLLRHWHRAWQRETSA; from the coding sequence GTGGACAGCAGAAGGCGACTCGAACACTGGCATGCCGCCGGCGCACTCAGTGGCGACGGTTTTGCAACGGCGCTGGCCGAGCTCGGGCTGCGGCCCGATGTGGCGCGCTGGCGCGTGCTGGCAGCGCGCCTGCTATTGGCCTGCGGCGTGCTGGCGGTGCTGGCGGGCATCATCATGGCGTTCGCTGCCAACTGGCTGGCCTGGCCCCGGCTCGCGCGTGCGGCGTTGGCCGAGGGGCTGCTGGCGGCGGCACTGGCGGCCGCGTGGCATGGGCGGCGGCATCCCGTACTGCACCGCTGGGCGGTGTTTGCCATGACGGGTCTCATTGGCGTGGTGCTGGCGGTGATCGGCCAGGCGTACCAGACCGGTGCCGACGCATGGCAGCTGTTTGCGTTGTGGGCGGCATTGGCGCTGCCCTGGGCGCTGTATGCGCGCTGGCTGCCGTTGTGGCTGCTGTGGTTCGTGGTCGCCACACTGGCATTGACCACCTGGCAGGGGCGAAGCCGGCTGGAAGTGCTGCTGCTGCTGGGGGCTGACGAACTCAACCTGCCGCTGCTGCTGCTGTGGGGGGCCGGCTGGGGGGCCTGCGCACGCTGGGCGCAGCAGGACTGGGCCCGGCGCGGGTTGCCGCCGTTGCTTGCACTGGGTCTGACGGCGGGCAGCACACTGCCCGCGTGCGTGGCGCTGGCCGATGGCAGCGCCTCGGTGATCCTGCCGGATGTGGCGGTGGCCGGTTCGGCGATGGTGGTGGTGCTCTGGGTGGGATGGATCGCGCTGCAGACCTGGCTGGCGTTCCGCCTGCGCAGTCTCACGCTGCTGGCGCTGTCGGCCTTCGCCGGCTGGGTGGCGTTGCTGTCGCTGCTGACCAATCTGGGCCGGATGGAAGATATCGTCGTGCTGCTGGCCTTGTTCGCGGTACTGCTGCTCGCCGGCATCGGCGGGCTGCTGCGCCATTGGCATCGGGCCTGGCAACGGGAGACCAGCGCATGA
- a CDS encoding Hsp20/alpha crystallin family protein, whose translation MNHLVRRNLESLLDDPRRTMDELVRGFFDRPLGFEGAGQVRVDVSEDASNYLVHAELPGVAKEDIDVQIDGDLVSISAEVRRTSEHKDGDKVLRSERYYGRVSRSFRLGQDIDEGGAIAHFENGVLSLTLPKKPLEQGRRRLQIQ comes from the coding sequence ATGAATCATCTGGTGAGACGCAATCTGGAAAGCCTGCTGGACGACCCGCGGCGTACCATGGACGAGCTGGTGCGTGGCTTCTTCGACCGCCCGCTGGGCTTCGAAGGCGCAGGCCAGGTCAGGGTCGATGTCTCGGAGGACGCCAGCAACTACCTGGTGCATGCCGAGCTGCCGGGGGTGGCCAAGGAGGACATCGATGTGCAGATCGACGGCGACCTGGTCTCCATCAGCGCCGAGGTCAGGCGCACCAGCGAACACAAGGATGGCGACAAGGTGCTGCGCAGCGAGCGCTACTACGGCCGGGTATCGCGCAGCTTCCGGCTGGGCCAGGATATCGACGAGGGCGGCGCCATCGCGCACTTCGAGAATGGCGTCTTGTCGCTGACACTGCCCAAGAAGCCGCTGGAGCAGGGCCGGCGCCGGCTGCAGATCCAGTAA
- a CDS encoding efflux RND transporter permease subunit, whose protein sequence is MLEHIIAWSLRNRFLVLLLTLLLIVAGGYALKRTPLDALPDLSDTQVIVYTEYGGQGPQVVEDQVTYPLVTAMLAVPKARVVRGFSFFGASFVYVIFEDNVDLYWARSRVLEYLNGASGKLPKGVSPSLGPDATGVGWVYQYALQSKQLDLAEQRTVQDWFLRYQLTKAQGVAEVAGVGGFVKQYQVTVDPVKLRAYGIPLMAVNEAIRRSNQDVGGRVVEMAETEYMVRGKGYLTGPDDLRRIVLKAKDGTPVLLQDVARVEIGADERRGLAELNGEGEAVGGVAMARVGENALDVIGNVKAKLAELQAALPEGLSIVPVYDRAELIDRAIDTLKATLLEESLIVALVCAVFLLHARSALVAILTLPLGVLFAFLGMRALGVSANIMSLGGIAIAIGAMVDAAIVMIENAHKHLERAPPGADRSRVIFDACKEVGPALFFSLLIITVSFLPVFTLEAQEGRMFHPLAFTKTFSMAGAAILSITLVPVLMLIFVRGKILPEHRNPVNRALIWAYRPFIHWVLRRKKLTVALALAVLALSWWPFSKVGSEFMPVLNEGSLLYMPASLPGMSVTKAAEVMQTQNRIIKSFPEVASVFGKAGRFNSATDPAPIEMFETVINLRPQSEWRPGMTMDKLIAELDQAVQIPGVSNAWTMPIKARLDMLSTGIRTPIGIKVYGRDLAQIERTAREIETVVRRVPGTTSAFAERLTGGFYLTIEPDRNKLARYGLQVSDVQDVIASALGGEMATLTVEGRERFGVSVRYPRELRSDPQTIAREVLVPAMGGASMIPLGQLADIRIEKGTPGIRTENGLLTAYIYVDIRDRDIGGYVEQARRAVAKEVKFAPGYYAVWSGQFEYMERAMQKMKIVIPATLLIIFLLLYLNFRRLTESLIVMLSVPFSLVGGIWLLWLLGYNLSVAVWVGFIALAGVAAETGVVMLIYLDHAWQAIQARRAAQGQPVSAADLYQAIVEGAVERVRPKMMTVVAIMAGLLPIMWSSGAGSEVMRRIAAPMVGGMVSSTILTLLVIPAIYAWVKGREIRR, encoded by the coding sequence ATGCTCGAACACATCATTGCGTGGTCGCTGCGCAACCGCTTTCTGGTGCTGCTGCTGACGCTGTTGCTGATCGTCGCGGGCGGCTATGCGCTCAAGCGGACGCCGCTCGATGCGCTGCCGGATCTGTCGGATACCCAGGTGATCGTGTACACCGAGTACGGTGGGCAGGGGCCGCAGGTGGTGGAGGACCAGGTGACCTATCCGCTGGTCACCGCCATGCTGGCGGTGCCCAAGGCCAGGGTGGTACGCGGCTTTTCGTTCTTCGGCGCCTCGTTCGTCTATGTGATCTTCGAAGACAACGTCGACCTCTACTGGGCGCGCTCGCGGGTGCTCGAATACCTCAACGGCGCCAGCGGCAAGCTGCCCAAGGGGGTCTCGCCCAGCCTGGGCCCGGATGCGACCGGGGTGGGCTGGGTCTACCAGTATGCGTTGCAATCCAAGCAGCTGGATCTGGCCGAACAGCGCACAGTGCAGGACTGGTTCCTGCGCTACCAGCTGACCAAGGCGCAGGGCGTGGCCGAAGTGGCCGGAGTCGGCGGCTTCGTCAAGCAGTACCAGGTCACGGTCGATCCGGTGAAGCTGCGCGCCTACGGCATCCCGCTGATGGCGGTGAATGAGGCGATCCGGCGCAGCAACCAGGACGTGGGCGGCCGGGTGGTGGAGATGGCCGAGACCGAATACATGGTGCGCGGCAAGGGCTATCTCACCGGACCGGACGACCTGCGGCGCATCGTGCTCAAGGCCAAGGACGGCACCCCGGTGCTGCTGCAGGACGTGGCGCGGGTGGAGATCGGCGCCGACGAGCGCCGTGGACTGGCCGAGCTGAACGGCGAAGGCGAGGCGGTGGGCGGGGTGGCGATGGCGCGGGTGGGCGAGAACGCGCTCGACGTGATCGGCAATGTCAAGGCCAAGCTCGCCGAGCTGCAGGCCGCGCTGCCCGAAGGGCTGAGCATCGTGCCGGTCTATGACCGCGCCGAGCTGATCGACCGCGCCATCGATACGCTCAAGGCCACCTTGCTCGAGGAAAGCCTGATCGTGGCGCTGGTGTGTGCGGTGTTCCTGCTGCACGCGCGCAGTGCGCTGGTGGCCATCCTGACCTTGCCGCTGGGGGTGCTGTTCGCCTTCCTGGGCATGCGTGCGCTGGGGGTGAGCGCCAACATCATGAGCCTGGGCGGCATCGCCATCGCGATCGGTGCCATGGTCGACGCCGCTATCGTGATGATCGAGAACGCGCACAAGCACCTGGAGCGGGCGCCGCCCGGGGCCGACCGCTCCCGCGTCATCTTCGACGCCTGCAAGGAAGTGGGCCCGGCGCTGTTCTTCTCGCTGCTGATCATCACGGTGTCGTTCCTGCCGGTGTTCACGCTGGAAGCACAGGAAGGACGCATGTTCCACCCGCTGGCCTTCACCAAGACCTTCTCGATGGCCGGTGCCGCCATCCTGTCGATCACGCTGGTGCCGGTGCTGATGCTGATCTTCGTGCGCGGCAAGATCCTGCCCGAGCACAGGAACCCGGTGAACCGCGCGCTGATCTGGGCGTACCGGCCCTTCATCCACTGGGTGCTGCGCCGCAAGAAGCTGACCGTGGCGCTGGCACTGGCGGTCCTGGCGCTGAGCTGGTGGCCGTTCTCCAAGGTGGGCAGCGAATTCATGCCGGTGCTCAACGAAGGCTCGCTGCTCTATATGCCGGCCTCGTTGCCCGGCATGTCGGTGACCAAGGCGGCCGAGGTGATGCAGACGCAGAACCGCATCATCAAAAGCTTCCCGGAAGTCGCCTCGGTGTTCGGCAAGGCCGGCCGCTTCAATTCGGCGACCGATCCGGCACCGATCGAAATGTTCGAGACGGTGATCAACCTCAGGCCGCAAAGCGAGTGGCGCCCAGGCATGACTATGGACAAGCTGATTGCCGAGCTGGACCAGGCGGTGCAGATCCCTGGTGTCTCCAATGCCTGGACCATGCCGATCAAGGCACGGCTGGACATGCTCTCGACCGGGATACGCACGCCGATCGGCATCAAGGTCTACGGCCGCGATCTGGCCCAGATCGAACGCACCGCGCGCGAGATCGAAACGGTGGTGCGGCGTGTGCCCGGTACCACCAGTGCCTTTGCCGAGCGCCTGACCGGGGGCTTCTATCTGACCATCGAACCCGACCGCAACAAGCTGGCACGCTACGGCCTGCAGGTCTCGGATGTGCAGGACGTGATCGCCTCCGCGCTGGGTGGCGAGATGGCCACGCTGACGGTGGAAGGGCGCGAGCGCTTCGGCGTCTCGGTGCGCTACCCGCGCGAGCTGCGCAGCGATCCGCAAACGATCGCCCGCGAAGTGCTGGTGCCGGCGATGGGCGGCGCGAGCATGATTCCGCTGGGGCAACTGGCGGACATCCGCATCGAAAAGGGCACCCCGGGCATCCGTACCGAGAACGGCCTGCTGACCGCGTACATCTATGTGGACATCCGCGACCGCGACATCGGCGGCTACGTCGAGCAGGCGCGTCGCGCCGTGGCCAAGGAGGTCAAGTTCGCGCCGGGCTACTACGCGGTGTGGAGCGGCCAGTTCGAGTACATGGAACGGGCGATGCAGAAGATGAAGATCGTGATCCCGGCCACGCTCCTGATCATCTTCCTGCTGCTGTACCTCAACTTCCGGCGGCTGACCGAAAGCCTGATCGTGATGCTGTCGGTGCCGTTCTCGCTGGTGGGCGGGATCTGGCTGCTGTGGCTGTTGGGCTACAACCTGTCGGTGGCGGTATGGGTGGGCTTTATCGCGCTGGCGGGAGTGGCGGCCGAGACCGGGGTAGTGATGCTGATCTACCTTGACCATGCGTGGCAGGCGATCCAGGCGCGGCGCGCCGCACAGGGCCAGCCGGTGTCGGCGGCGGATCTGTACCAAGCCATTGTCGAAGGTGCGGTCGAGCGGGTACGCCCGAAGATGATGACCGTGGTCGCCATCATGGCCGGCCTGTTGCCCATCATGTGGAGTTCGGGTGCCGGCTCGGAGGTGATGCGGCGGATCGCGGCGCCGATGGTGGGCGGCATGGTGTCGTCGACCATCCTGACGCTGCTGGTGATCCCGGCGATCTATGCCTGGGTCAAGGGTCGGGAAATCCGGCGCTGA